A single genomic interval of Zobellia nedashkovskayae harbors:
- a CDS encoding PhoX family protein, which translates to MKTVSKLLLLAGLVATTSCEKLEEHVGHGGPKEDEGTMFENKSELEPLVVMNSNFNFVKPYSLISSTDILEDGFQLVGAQDGAGFLKEGNGYMYIVNAEDDYAVSRIHLDENLNPTGGEWLLNSGVADFARQCSGTMWEADIHGGAKDIFLSASESFHYDVKGIDPHVAVPTPTADFGLDALGEFSWENAVPLPRDTYSGKTVIIGGDDDSSGSEGQVTLYYSENGDADLNNGKIYVLKFKEVASGSTDADGNPISPMAVEEGVIYNEGQLAFQETYEVEFVEIENGANMTKDEMEDACVAVGASAFMRVEDVDYQKGAVDNARNVFFAVTGRGPGRGTYNDWGTAYKLELDDDSPLTGKLTQIISGNTDTNNMDGNLPELQSPDNITVTENFVYLQEDPNSFDRNHSAAIYQTDLNGNNVKTVLELLIRNDLDPSGSTGFSGEFGALVDISDKVGEDDTFLLNLQPHYWQNDDYKSKDGHDMESENPDAIAAGAREDNQGGQIIILKGLPR; encoded by the coding sequence ATGAAAACAGTATCTAAATTGTTATTACTAGCAGGTTTGGTGGCTACTACTTCCTGTGAAAAATTAGAAGAACATGTTGGGCATGGTGGTCCAAAAGAAGATGAAGGAACAATGTTCGAGAACAAATCCGAGCTTGAGCCCTTAGTAGTAATGAATTCGAACTTTAACTTTGTAAAACCTTATTCTTTAATCAGTTCTACTGATATTTTAGAGGACGGTTTTCAATTAGTAGGTGCTCAAGATGGAGCCGGTTTCTTAAAAGAAGGTAACGGTTACATGTATATTGTAAATGCTGAAGATGATTATGCGGTTAGCCGTATCCATTTAGATGAAAACTTAAACCCAACAGGCGGTGAGTGGTTATTGAACTCAGGGGTTGCAGATTTCGCTCGTCAGTGTTCTGGTACTATGTGGGAAGCTGACATTCACGGTGGTGCAAAAGATATTTTTCTTTCTGCTTCAGAAAGCTTTCACTATGATGTTAAAGGTATAGACCCTCATGTTGCCGTACCTACGCCAACTGCAGATTTTGGTTTAGATGCTTTAGGTGAGTTCTCATGGGAAAACGCTGTTCCTTTACCAAGAGATACGTACAGTGGTAAAACGGTTATTATTGGTGGTGATGATGATTCTAGTGGTTCTGAAGGTCAGGTTACGCTTTATTACTCAGAGAATGGAGATGCCGATTTAAACAACGGTAAAATCTACGTTTTGAAATTTAAAGAAGTGGCTTCTGGTTCTACAGATGCAGATGGCAACCCTATTAGCCCAATGGCCGTTGAAGAAGGTGTCATCTATAACGAAGGTCAGTTGGCTTTTCAAGAAACTTACGAAGTAGAGTTTGTTGAAATAGAAAATGGTGCCAACATGACTAAGGACGAAATGGAAGATGCTTGTGTTGCAGTAGGTGCTTCAGCTTTCATGCGTGTAGAAGATGTAGATTACCAAAAAGGTGCTGTAGACAATGCTAGAAACGTATTCTTTGCCGTAACCGGTAGAGGTCCAGGAAGAGGCACTTACAATGACTGGGGTACAGCTTATAAATTAGAGTTGGATGACGATTCTCCTTTAACGGGTAAATTAACTCAAATCATAAGCGGTAATACAGATACGAACAATATGGACGGTAACCTTCCTGAGCTTCAGAGTCCTGATAACATTACGGTTACAGAGAACTTTGTATACCTTCAAGAAGATCCTAATTCTTTCGATAGAAACCACTCGGCTGCTATTTATCAAACAGATTTAAACGGAAACAATGTAAAAACAGTTTTGGAATTATTGATCAGAAACGATCTTGATCCATCAGGAAGCACTGGTTTCAGTGGTGAGTTTGGTGCATTGGTAGATATATCCGATAAAGTTGGGGAAGATGATACGTTCTTATTGAACCTTCAGCCACACTACTGGCAGAATGATGATTATAAGAGTAAAGACGGTCACGATATGGAATCTGAAAATCCTGACGCAATTGCAGCAGGTGCTAGAGAAGATAACCAAGGTGGTCAAATCATTATCTTAAAAGGTTTGCCTAGATAA
- a CDS encoding cytochrome-c peroxidase: MNKFLLFFLSIFCILSCKNKNEELAKVDHVKTTDWSYAQEFYIKNMTKAVDLIDSLSKVDAESAEAKKIFKELRVAFKKAEPYASYLNPEVGHRANGPALPVFAEDTERILNPIGLQKIEESIYEGGEEPAVFKKETVLTKGLMVNLLKNVTERDLSAERFFIATHQQLLRIISLGISGFDTPVSGLGLSETVVSLKALKEVYDHTLSELIINKNTDLDTNFHQNIAKAVAFLQKNPDFNTFDRYTFIREYMNPITRNWVSIRKESGLWKGINNKPFNFDAPTFFEKDAFNLEYFTPPVNRNPSEKQIALGEKLFFDPNLSQTKSMACVTCHIPEKAYTDGIAVNNGNNGSPLQRNTPTLINSAFQKSFFWDGRAENILDQISMVFSNEQEFNTGVHEFSTDILKDTTYHVLFKDAFGRISNRNTDIIKAISSYISTLNGFDSKFDKNMRAEEDSFTSEEKLGMNLFMGKALCATCHFMPLTNGTVPPFYAETEKEVIGVPETAENKMLDDDLGFYWRYNKEEHLGMFKTPSVRNSEFTGPYMHNGVYNTLEEVMDFYNKGGGGGMGFDLEHQTLPFDELNLSQEEQQAIIAFLKTMSDTKVDKEKTAQLVLN, translated from the coding sequence ATGAATAAATTTCTCCTCTTTTTTTTATCGATATTTTGTATTCTTTCCTGTAAAAATAAAAATGAAGAACTAGCAAAAGTTGACCATGTCAAAACTACCGACTGGAGTTATGCACAAGAGTTCTATATAAAAAATATGACCAAGGCGGTAGATTTAATCGACTCCTTGAGTAAAGTTGATGCAGAGAGTGCCGAGGCCAAAAAAATCTTCAAAGAGCTCCGCGTTGCCTTTAAAAAAGCAGAACCCTATGCATCATATCTAAACCCAGAAGTTGGGCACCGTGCCAATGGCCCAGCGTTACCGGTCTTTGCAGAAGATACGGAACGCATATTGAATCCTATTGGTTTACAGAAAATTGAAGAGTCTATTTACGAAGGGGGAGAAGAACCTGCCGTTTTTAAAAAAGAAACGGTTTTGACCAAAGGTTTGATGGTCAATTTATTGAAAAATGTTACGGAACGGGATTTAAGTGCCGAGCGTTTTTTTATAGCCACTCATCAACAACTTTTACGAATCATTAGTTTAGGTATTTCAGGTTTTGATACACCTGTAAGCGGTTTGGGACTATCAGAAACGGTAGTGTCTTTAAAGGCTTTAAAAGAAGTTTATGACCATACGTTATCTGAACTCATAATAAATAAAAATACAGATTTAGATACTAATTTTCATCAAAACATAGCAAAAGCGGTCGCTTTTCTTCAAAAAAACCCAGATTTCAACACTTTTGACCGCTACACCTTTATACGGGAGTATATGAATCCTATTACACGTAATTGGGTGAGTATAAGAAAAGAAAGTGGTTTGTGGAAAGGTATAAATAACAAGCCTTTTAATTTTGATGCACCTACTTTCTTTGAAAAGGATGCTTTTAACCTCGAATATTTTACGCCTCCGGTCAATAGAAATCCATCAGAAAAACAGATTGCACTTGGCGAAAAATTATTCTTTGATCCTAACTTATCACAAACAAAAAGTATGGCATGTGTTACGTGTCACATACCCGAAAAAGCATATACTGACGGTATTGCCGTAAACAACGGAAATAATGGAAGTCCGTTGCAACGAAATACTCCAACTCTGATTAATTCCGCTTTTCAAAAAAGCTTTTTTTGGGACGGTCGTGCAGAGAATATTCTTGATCAAATTTCTATGGTATTCAGCAACGAACAAGAATTCAATACGGGCGTTCATGAATTTTCTACCGATATTTTAAAGGATACTACCTACCACGTTTTGTTCAAAGATGCTTTTGGAAGAATCTCCAATAGAAATACAGATATTATTAAAGCCATCTCGTCTTATATCTCCACTTTAAACGGGTTTGATTCTAAATTCGATAAAAATATGAGGGCTGAAGAGGATTCGTTTACTTCCGAAGAGAAGTTGGGTATGAACCTGTTTATGGGAAAGGCTCTTTGTGCTACCTGTCACTTTATGCCATTAACGAATGGAACCGTACCACCTTTCTATGCCGAAACGGAAAAAGAGGTCATAGGTGTGCCGGAAACCGCAGAAAATAAAATGTTGGATGATGATTTGGGATTCTACTGGCGCTACAATAAAGAGGAACATTTGGGCATGTTCAAAACGCCGTCCGTACGGAATTCAGAATTTACTGGGCCGTATATGCACAACGGTGTTTACAATACGCTAGAGGAAGTCATGGATTTCTATAACAAAGGCGGTGGAGGCGGAATGGGTTTTGACCTTGAACACCAAACCTTACCTTTTGATGAGTTGAATTTGTCCCAAGAAGAGCAACAAGCTATTATCGCATTTTTAAAAACTATGTCAGATACTAAAGTTGATAAAGAAAAAACAGCCCAATTGGTCCTTAATTGA
- a CDS encoding fasciclin domain-containing protein has product MIITTRFLKNIGILFLGLSMAIGCSKENDSIDDVDNEISKEEDKTEEPVAETPEEEVSEDETLLNAAEFIQSEESLSISAEALETIDDTFVAMLSDEDGKITFFVPSNEAFAEFLTSLKEYTDVLDFDEDLEKEILAQVLKYHAIIGGANFSTELSNGSIFETLQSEEIKITVDGDVYILDTTQLQARITTADIEVANGVIHIIDKVLIPESVLADLFPKASLIHLINNSEDLSMFSDAIIEAGLESRFNDGEYTIFAPTNAAIEELFATLGDEYNSFSDFTNILEKQALEEIILGHAIAQVIVRNDLKVGELPTLIADDSIAVVEGAGGLALQDASKDEANFIDFDIEASNGIIHTIDKILIPQKALLLIN; this is encoded by the coding sequence ATGATAATTACAACAAGATTCCTTAAAAATATAGGTATACTATTTTTAGGTTTGTCAATGGCAATAGGATGTTCAAAAGAAAATGATAGCATTGATGATGTTGATAACGAAATTAGTAAAGAAGAAGATAAGACAGAAGAACCTGTAGCTGAAACTCCGGAGGAAGAGGTATCTGAAGATGAAACGTTATTGAACGCAGCAGAGTTTATTCAATCGGAAGAGAGTTTGTCCATCTCCGCCGAAGCTTTAGAGACTATTGATGATACGTTTGTAGCAATGCTTTCTGATGAAGACGGGAAGATTACTTTTTTTGTGCCCAGCAATGAAGCGTTTGCAGAATTTTTAACCTCCTTAAAAGAGTATACGGATGTTCTTGATTTTGATGAAGACCTGGAAAAAGAAATTCTTGCGCAGGTACTAAAATACCACGCAATAATAGGAGGCGCTAATTTCTCTACTGAGCTTTCTAACGGGTCTATCTTTGAAACTTTACAATCCGAAGAAATTAAAATTACGGTAGATGGTGATGTATATATTCTTGATACTACACAGTTACAGGCTAGAATAACTACAGCAGATATTGAAGTAGCCAATGGGGTTATTCACATCATTGATAAGGTTTTAATCCCAGAGTCTGTGCTTGCGGATTTATTCCCAAAAGCCTCTTTAATTCATTTGATAAATAATAGTGAAGACCTCTCCATGTTCTCAGATGCTATTATAGAAGCAGGTTTAGAAAGTAGATTTAACGATGGGGAATACACAATTTTTGCACCAACTAATGCGGCCATAGAAGAGTTGTTTGCAACGCTTGGTGATGAGTATAATTCCTTTTCGGATTTCACTAATATTTTAGAAAAGCAAGCTTTAGAGGAAATTATTCTGGGTCATGCAATAGCACAAGTAATTGTGCGTAATGATTTAAAAGTAGGGGAGTTACCTACTTTAATTGCTGATGATTCTATTGCAGTAGTAGAAGGCGCAGGCGGTTTGGCGCTTCAAGATGCATCTAAAGACGAAGCCAATTTTATTGATTTTGATATAGAAGCTTCAAATGGTATTATTCACACGATAGACAAAATTCTTATACCCCAAAAAGCACTTTTGCTTATAAACTAG
- a CDS encoding aldose epimerase family protein, giving the protein MKKILCLTALFALISCPINAQSVQKEHWGTVKGKEVSLYTVTNKNGMKMQIMNLGCIITSLFVPDKNEKLEDVVLGFNNLQDYLKGHPSFGTTVGRYANRIKNAQFVMNDSVYKLASNEENTAIHGGNEFRDAVWDAIIVSNENGEGLRFHYLSPDGSFGYPGNLDVTITYLLNDDNAIYATFEAETDKDTHVSITNHSYFNLNGAKELIYDHKVIVDADTYTEFGKDITPTGNLPALKGTAWDLSTMTRLGDKISDIPLNGYHHCYVLNKEDGEMKKAAEVIEPNSGRKLEVFTTQPGITVYASNGLDNITGKYGIAYTPHMALCLETQDLPDAVNHPNFPSTLLKPGEKYFETVIYDFGVVE; this is encoded by the coding sequence TTGAAGAAAATTCTTTGCTTAACAGCACTTTTCGCGCTTATTAGCTGTCCTATAAACGCACAATCTGTACAAAAGGAACATTGGGGAACTGTAAAGGGCAAAGAGGTTTCGCTTTACACGGTTACCAATAAAAATGGAATGAAAATGCAAATCATGAATTTGGGCTGCATTATTACTAGCCTTTTCGTACCCGATAAAAATGAGAAATTAGAGGATGTGGTTCTAGGCTTTAATAATTTACAAGACTATTTAAAGGGACACCCCAGTTTTGGCACCACGGTAGGGCGCTACGCTAACCGCATTAAAAATGCCCAGTTCGTAATGAACGATTCGGTTTATAAACTTGCGTCCAACGAAGAAAATACGGCCATTCATGGCGGAAATGAGTTTAGAGATGCCGTTTGGGATGCCATAATCGTATCAAATGAAAATGGAGAAGGACTGCGATTCCATTATCTATCTCCTGATGGTTCTTTTGGTTATCCTGGAAATCTTGATGTTACTATTACGTATCTCCTAAATGACGACAATGCCATTTATGCAACTTTTGAAGCCGAGACCGATAAGGATACCCATGTAAGCATAACCAACCACAGCTATTTTAACCTGAACGGAGCCAAAGAATTGATATATGATCATAAAGTAATAGTTGATGCCGATACGTATACAGAATTTGGTAAGGACATTACCCCAACCGGAAACTTACCTGCATTAAAAGGTACTGCTTGGGACCTTTCTACCATGACCCGATTAGGCGATAAAATTTCCGACATTCCTCTTAACGGCTATCATCATTGCTATGTTTTGAATAAAGAGGATGGCGAAATGAAAAAGGCCGCAGAGGTGATAGAACCCAACTCGGGTAGAAAATTAGAGGTATTTACCACCCAACCCGGAATAACCGTATATGCCAGTAATGGTCTGGACAATATTACGGGGAAATATGGTATAGCCTACACGCCCCATATGGCTCTCTGTCTGGAAACCCAAGATCTCCCAGATGCCGTAAACCATCCTAATTTTCCATCTACTTTATTGAAGCCCGGTGAGAAATATTTTGAAACGGTAATTTATGATTTTGGCGTTGTGGAGTAA
- the gap gene encoding type I glyceraldehyde-3-phosphate dehydrogenase: protein MKKIAINGMGRIGRTTLKVILNTPELEVVAVNDIASIENIAYLLEYDSVHGKFEKSVAFEEGKLIVDGKAIKFFNERNPEDLPWKELGIDVVVESTGIFTNYNDADRHIKAGAKTVVLSGPSKSPEIPTVVHGVNSEDGKTSIFSCASCTTNNISPIIEIIGRRVGIKKAIMTTIHADTSSNAMVDSPNKGNFRMGRSGINNLIPTTTGAAVATTKALPEYAGKFDGMAIRVPVAVGSLSDITIVTDKTVTAEEINKILEEEAQTDRYKKVLQTTYAPLVSSDIIKSPYGSITDLSLTKVVDGDLLKVLAWYDNEWGFTNQMVRQILSL, encoded by the coding sequence ATGAAGAAAATAGCAATTAACGGTATGGGCAGAATTGGCCGTACCACATTAAAAGTAATACTTAATACACCTGAACTAGAAGTAGTTGCGGTAAATGATATCGCCTCTATTGAAAACATAGCTTACCTACTGGAGTATGACAGTGTACATGGCAAATTTGAAAAATCGGTAGCTTTTGAAGAAGGTAAACTGATTGTAGATGGTAAAGCCATCAAATTTTTTAACGAAAGAAATCCAGAAGACCTTCCGTGGAAAGAATTAGGCATTGATGTGGTTGTTGAGAGTACTGGTATTTTCACTAATTATAATGATGCTGACAGACATATAAAAGCAGGTGCTAAAACGGTTGTTTTATCTGGGCCTTCTAAGAGTCCTGAAATTCCAACAGTTGTACACGGTGTAAATTCTGAAGATGGGAAAACAAGTATTTTCTCTTGCGCCAGTTGTACCACAAATAATATTAGTCCAATTATAGAGATTATAGGAAGACGTGTAGGTATCAAAAAAGCCATCATGACCACTATTCACGCAGATACCAGCTCTAATGCCATGGTAGATTCTCCTAATAAAGGAAACTTTAGAATGGGGCGTTCGGGTATAAACAATCTTATCCCTACTACTACCGGAGCTGCCGTTGCTACAACAAAGGCGCTTCCTGAATATGCAGGAAAGTTTGATGGTATGGCCATTCGTGTGCCTGTTGCCGTTGGTTCTCTTTCTGACATCACTATTGTTACCGATAAAACGGTTACTGCAGAAGAAATCAATAAAATTCTAGAAGAAGAAGCTCAAACGGACCGTTACAAAAAAGTGTTACAAACCACTTACGCTCCTTTAGTTTCTAGTGATATTATAAAAAGTCCTTACGGATCAATTACCGATTTATCTTTAACCAAGGTTGTAGATGGAGATTTGCTTAAAGTATTGGCATGGTATGATAACGAATGGGGATTCACTAACCAAATGGTGCGTCAGATACTAAGTTTATAA
- a CDS encoding DUF1348 family protein — MEQHLPLPPFNLETAKQKIKSVEDAWNSKNPFEALLICSEDSEWYSGNIFLKGHKEIKEFLTAKWKREVNYKLFLKYWAHTDKSIAVQFIYEYRTANLMWYRACGNETWEFDDNGQIKGRFIRTNDFPIEEDERQLNEKLVFIY, encoded by the coding sequence ATGGAACAACATCTACCCCTCCCTCCCTTCAATTTAGAAACGGCAAAACAAAAAATTAAATCGGTAGAAGATGCTTGGAACAGTAAAAATCCTTTTGAAGCATTGTTAATTTGTTCTGAAGATAGCGAATGGTATAGTGGAAACATATTTCTGAAAGGCCATAAGGAGATTAAAGAATTTCTAACGGCTAAATGGAAAAGGGAAGTAAATTATAAGCTATTCCTAAAATACTGGGCTCATACAGATAAGAGTATAGCTGTACAATTTATCTATGAATATAGGACTGCAAATCTTATGTGGTACCGTGCATGTGGAAATGAAACTTGGGAATTTGACGATAACGGACAAATAAAAGGCCGTTTTATTAGAACAAATGATTTTCCTATAGAAGAAGATGAAAGACAATTGAACGAAAAATTGGTTTTCATTTATTAA
- a CDS encoding TetR/AcrR family transcriptional regulator, with the protein MIIKESVKDRIITAASELFYFDGYNQTGINKIIEEAQVSKDSMYRHFGSKEAIAVAYLEKRQRMISQEMTEFISAYSPGNDKIIGIFDYLLHWLGEVDFRGCGFQNIITDIPKDQESIKDAVRMYKNEVHEFIQNELNKTASEEMDTIEISNEVMVLIEGAIMLSQIQKNTWPLIAAKKACIKILKD; encoded by the coding sequence ATGATAATTAAAGAAAGCGTAAAGGATAGAATTATAACGGCGGCATCAGAGCTATTTTATTTTGACGGTTACAACCAAACCGGAATCAATAAAATTATAGAAGAGGCTCAGGTTTCGAAAGATAGCATGTACAGGCACTTTGGTTCTAAAGAAGCTATTGCTGTTGCCTATTTAGAAAAAAGACAACGCATGATTTCTCAAGAAATGACGGAGTTTATATCTGCTTATAGTCCGGGAAACGATAAAATTATTGGCATTTTTGATTATTTACTGCATTGGTTGGGCGAGGTTGATTTTAGAGGCTGTGGTTTTCAAAACATCATAACAGATATACCCAAGGATCAGGAATCAATTAAGGACGCAGTTCGTATGTATAAAAATGAAGTACACGAGTTTATACAAAATGAATTGAATAAAACTGCATCTGAAGAAATGGATACTATAGAAATTAGTAACGAGGTAATGGTCCTTATAGAAGGTGCTATCATGTTGTCCCAAATTCAAAAAAATACTTGGCCGCTTATAGCTGCTAAAAAGGCTTGCATTAAAATTTTAAAAGATTAA
- a CDS encoding TolB-like translocation protein, translating into MKNALTYNVLFACVFSCCCSSMTAQYSDSSNATEIHQATNKRMDNYQYLKKQGYKDKAIFEDLGNANFLNKNYDTALFWYGKLKEVNDGSLSKNYQKRYDFAMTKYQNIGSTTGSDTNDWVAQIESDYKVKKQKQKNILDQPLTQRYRELDFQRTDGQFIVDDQTIVENELRVFLGEENVDDNGYKMPVAVTPDGQTAYFSKKVNVKPLYGVFSKSEEVHKIYRADKVRGEWKNLKEVAVAPKHASAMHPSISADGKRLFFASNMPGTFGEYDIYVSAIRKDGSMGVAKNLGQKVNTKKDDLYPNVVGTNTLFFASEGRKGQGGLDVYMTQVGQKHVDLAVNLGSPINSGEDDFAISFTSNNGKGYVMSNRGNNKSTVEKVAFTYANKRTAEDDGEYRALEAFNADSKARYTSNSFEED; encoded by the coding sequence ATGAAAAATGCGCTAACCTACAATGTGCTTTTTGCCTGCGTCTTTTCGTGCTGTTGCAGTTCAATGACTGCCCAGTATTCAGATAGCAGTAATGCTACCGAGATTCATCAGGCTACCAACAAAAGGATGGACAACTATCAATACCTTAAAAAACAAGGGTATAAAGATAAAGCCATTTTTGAAGACTTGGGAAATGCCAACTTCCTCAACAAAAATTATGATACCGCTTTATTTTGGTATGGTAAATTAAAAGAAGTAAACGATGGCAGCTTAAGCAAAAATTATCAGAAGCGATATGACTTCGCTATGACCAAGTATCAAAATATTGGATCAACTACCGGTTCCGATACCAATGATTGGGTCGCTCAAATTGAGTCTGATTATAAAGTGAAGAAACAAAAACAAAAAAATATATTAGATCAACCTTTAACACAAAGGTATAGAGAGTTAGATTTTCAACGTACTGACGGGCAATTTATAGTAGACGATCAAACTATTGTTGAAAACGAACTTAGAGTTTTCTTAGGTGAGGAAAATGTGGATGACAACGGGTATAAAATGCCGGTTGCTGTTACTCCAGACGGCCAAACCGCTTATTTTAGTAAAAAGGTAAATGTAAAACCTTTGTACGGTGTTTTCTCCAAAAGCGAAGAAGTACATAAGATTTATAGAGCCGATAAAGTAAGAGGAGAGTGGAAGAATCTAAAAGAAGTAGCTGTTGCGCCTAAACATGCGTCTGCAATGCATCCTTCTATATCTGCAGATGGTAAACGTTTGTTTTTTGCCTCTAACATGCCAGGAACTTTTGGTGAGTACGATATATATGTATCTGCCATTCGTAAAGACGGAAGCATGGGCGTTGCCAAGAACCTTGGTCAAAAGGTAAATACTAAAAAGGATGACCTTTATCCTAATGTAGTTGGAACCAATACGTTGTTCTTTGCTTCAGAAGGTAGAAAAGGACAAGGCGGATTAGATGTGTATATGACACAAGTGGGTCAAAAACATGTAGATCTTGCCGTTAACCTTGGTAGTCCAATAAACAGTGGTGAAGATGATTTTGCTATTTCTTTCACTTCAAACAACGGAAAAGGATATGTAATGTCTAACCGAGGCAACAATAAAAGTACGGTAGAAAAGGTGGCTTTCACCTATGCCAACAAAAGAACTGCCGAAGATGATGGCGAGTATAGAGCGCTTGAAGCATTTAATGCGGATTCTAAAGCACGATACACTTCAAATTCATTTGAGGAAGATTAA
- a CDS encoding PorP/SprF family type IX secretion system membrane protein, which translates to MSYKKNNISTIYLLLLLCAIFGTQATYGQEALTEINTKSTYHNQLFFNRFLINPTFSLVRENKSYVNILHRNQYATFEDNNQNYFLGFSNQLNENAALGISVYSQWSGVVQEFGFNANYATAVKLGDESKLTFGTNVTYYTEGIDQNRIVVADTDTKIAETKKESKIAIQPGVTLSLGGFDFGLYATELFKYNQTTNEFLTNLSTKSVKASVQYTHQFLANRGLFANARLMPMVQVGKNIDGGLGYVGSILLDLPNYGWLQTNFDDDYGLSLGLGFNLSKRMSLGYLLEKDLMTDDADLGWNHEISLAYTFDNHGSSMDAYADSSEDAKVDRIVRNYEEQILRLTAENKENKKRNNTPMASRNFTSAAATDMESDMNGMAYENRLILDEMILRQDSIDSARDAAFEERLKSLVDVLKQEIKENLKPNVEEEVMPVPPEYTALAANTVNNAPKNREASSQDNDARFNDVSDFLVLNDSKMSEATNKQEERTIEVVAETSSKSIVENDMDAKEIKDYVKLPIKILNQSDIVGVKSGYYVIANVYKNKKYLNAFMETLKEQGLDARQFYNKENGLHYVYLADYNYKEEAETAYVSNLNGKYNDEKWIMQVDDHSAVVNNMYED; encoded by the coding sequence ATGAGCTACAAAAAAAATAATATCAGCACAATCTACCTGCTCCTTTTGTTATGTGCCATTTTTGGTACACAAGCTACCTACGGGCAAGAAGCATTGACGGAAATCAACACCAAGAGCACATATCACAACCAGTTGTTCTTTAATAGATTTTTGATTAACCCAACGTTCTCATTGGTTAGAGAGAATAAATCTTATGTCAATATTCTTCACAGAAACCAATATGCTACGTTCGAAGATAATAACCAAAACTATTTTTTGGGCTTTAGCAATCAACTAAACGAGAATGCTGCATTAGGAATTAGTGTTTACAGCCAATGGTCTGGTGTTGTTCAAGAATTTGGTTTTAATGCCAACTACGCAACAGCAGTAAAATTAGGCGATGAAAGTAAATTAACCTTTGGTACCAACGTAACGTATTATACAGAAGGTATAGATCAAAATAGAATAGTAGTAGCTGATACAGATACTAAAATTGCAGAAACAAAGAAAGAGAGCAAAATAGCGATTCAGCCAGGGGTAACCTTGTCATTAGGAGGATTTGATTTTGGTCTTTATGCTACTGAGCTTTTTAAATATAACCAAACAACCAATGAATTTTTAACAAACCTAAGTACAAAGAGTGTAAAAGCTTCAGTACAGTATACTCATCAGTTTTTGGCCAATAGAGGTCTTTTTGCCAATGCACGCTTAATGCCAATGGTACAAGTTGGTAAGAACATAGATGGTGGGTTAGGTTATGTTGGCTCTATCTTATTAGACTTACCTAATTACGGATGGCTTCAAACAAATTTTGATGATGATTATGGCCTTTCTTTAGGTCTAGGTTTCAACTTAAGCAAGCGTATGTCTTTAGGATATTTGTTAGAAAAGGATTTAATGACGGATGATGCTGATTTAGGATGGAATCACGAAATATCTTTAGCGTATACTTTTGATAACCATGGTTCTAGTATGGATGCTTATGCAGATAGCTCTGAAGATGCCAAAGTAGACCGTATCGTAAGAAACTACGAAGAACAGATTTTAAGATTAACAGCAGAGAACAAAGAGAACAAGAAAAGAAACAATACTCCTATGGCTAGTAGAAACTTTACTAGTGCTGCAGCCACAGATATGGAAAGCGATATGAACGGAATGGCTTATGAAAATCGTTTGATTTTAGATGAGATGATTTTAAGACAAGATTCTATAGATAGCGCTAGAGATGCTGCTTTTGAAGAACGTTTAAAATCTTTAGTAGATGTTCTTAAACAAGAGATAAAAGAAAACTTGAAGCCAAATGTAGAGGAAGAGGTTATGCCGGTTCCACCAGAGTATACTGCTTTAGCAGCTAATACGGTAAATAACGCTCCTAAGAATAGAGAAGCTTCTAGCCAAGATAATGATGCTAGGTTCAATGATGTAAGTGACTTCTTAGTATTGAACGACTCTAAAATGTCTGAGGCGACAAACAAGCAGGAAGAAAGAACAATTGAGGTTGTTGCAGAAACAAGTTCTAAATCAATTGTAGAAAATGATATGGATGCTAAAGAAATTAAGGATTATGTAAAGCTTCCAATAAAAATATTGAACCAGTCAGATATTGTAGGTGTAAAATCAGGTTACTATGTGATTGCTAATGTATATAAGAACAAAAAGTATTTGAATGCTTTTATGGAGACATTAAAAGAACAAGGTCTTGATGCCAGACAGTTTTACAATAAAGAAAACGGTTTACATTATGTGTACTTGGCAGATTACAACTATAAAGAGGAAGCGGAAACGGCTTATGTTTCTAATCTTAATGGAAAGTACAACGACGAAAAATGGATAATGCAAGTAGATGATCATTCGGCAGTAGTGAATAACATGTACGAAGATTAA